A window of Chloroflexota bacterium contains these coding sequences:
- a CDS encoding ABC transporter permease, with protein sequence MRSALRSFRMATWLGWQIESNWTDPFLFAVYSIVKPVASAMILVVMYSVVTGSDFASPLFPYIYLGNAFYIFVGAVMIGVSWAVIDDREHYRTLKYIYTAPVQIPFYLIGRGVARFITGSVAVFITIAVGVLFLNVPINFAAINAPLFLVSLAIGVVMLAMLGLILAGVTLLLAHHAGYLGEAVAGALYLFSGAVFPLDVLPEYLRPIGYAMPITYWLELLRRSLVGSVAQAFPTLANFSDAQLLAILVALTVAFAFLAMVVFRRCDRRARERGLIDRTTNY encoded by the coding sequence ATGAGGTCCGCACTGCGTTCATTCAGAATGGCGACCTGGCTCGGTTGGCAGATCGAATCGAACTGGACCGACCCGTTTCTGTTTGCGGTCTATTCCATCGTCAAGCCGGTCGCGAGCGCGATGATACTCGTCGTGATGTACAGCGTCGTCACCGGCAGCGATTTCGCCTCGCCGCTCTTTCCGTACATTTATCTTGGCAATGCGTTTTACATTTTCGTCGGCGCGGTGATGATTGGCGTGTCGTGGGCGGTGATTGACGACCGCGAACATTATCGCACGCTCAAGTACATTTACACCGCGCCGGTGCAGATTCCGTTTTACTTGATCGGGCGAGGCGTCGCGCGTTTTATCACAGGATCGGTCGCCGTGTTTATCACGATTGCGGTGGGCGTGTTGTTTTTGAACGTGCCGATCAATTTTGCCGCGATCAATGCGCCGCTGTTTCTTGTTTCGCTCGCGATTGGTGTGGTCATGCTCGCGATGCTGGGGCTAATTCTTGCGGGCGTCACGCTTTTGCTCGCGCATCACGCCGGGTATCTCGGCGAGGCAGTCGCGGGCGCGTTGTATTTGTTTAGCGGCGCGGTCTTTCCGCTCGATGTGTTGCCGGAATACTTGCGTCCCATCGGATACGCGATGCCGATCACGTACTGGCTCGAACTGTTGCGCCGTTCGCTCGTCGGCTCGGTCGCGCAGGCATTTCCCACGCTTGCGAATTTCAGCGACGCGCAACTGCTCGCGATTCTCGTCGCGCTCACGGTTGCGTTTGCATTCCTCGCGATGGTTGTGTTCCGTCGCTGTGATCGCCGCGCGCGCGAACGCGGGTTGATTGATCGGACGACGAATTATTGA
- a CDS encoding ABC transporter permease, whose amino-acid sequence MEQLKKNNGWRLFLQTVIGRAYPRVIGTQRERSWLFFDVCLPILAISAYVFVYRAMRAPDEYVGFVVFGGAMTAFWLNVLWAMSSQLYWEKEQGNLALYIMSPASMMAVLLGMALGGLIATALRATAIVVVGSFIFGVQYAVVSFPHLLAVFLLAMIALYGMGMMMASLFLLLSREAWHLSNLAQEPIYLLSGFYFPIKHLNFWLAAGASLVPLTLGLDAMRQLAFPSGAAIGFLSVEIEILALIALSAIFLVAARVLLAHMERLAIREGRLTESRR is encoded by the coding sequence ATGGAGCAACTCAAGAAAAACAACGGCTGGCGATTATTTCTGCAAACCGTGATCGGGCGTGCGTACCCGCGCGTCATCGGCACGCAACGCGAACGGTCGTGGTTGTTCTTCGACGTGTGTTTGCCGATTCTCGCGATCTCGGCGTACGTGTTCGTTTATCGCGCGATGCGCGCGCCAGACGAGTACGTCGGTTTCGTCGTGTTCGGCGGCGCGATGACCGCGTTCTGGCTCAACGTGTTGTGGGCGATGTCGTCGCAGTTGTACTGGGAAAAAGAGCAGGGCAATCTCGCGCTTTACATCATGTCGCCGGCTTCGATGATGGCGGTCCTGTTAGGGATGGCGCTCGGCGGGTTGATCGCGACCGCGTTGCGCGCGACCGCGATTGTCGTTGTAGGCAGTTTTATTTTTGGTGTGCAGTACGCGGTCGTCAGTTTTCCGCATTTGCTCGCGGTATTTCTGCTCGCGATGATCGCGCTGTACGGGATGGGGATGATGATGGCGTCGCTGTTTTTGTTGTTGAGCCGCGAGGCGTGGCATCTTTCGAATCTCGCACAGGAACCGATCTACCTGTTGTCGGGTTTTTATTTTCCGATCAAACATCTCAACTTTTGGCTCGCCGCCGGTGCGTCGCTCGTGCCGCTAACCCTGGGTCTCGACGCGATGCGGCAACTCGCGTTTCCCTCCGGCGCGGCAATTGGTTTTCTCAGCGTCGAGATCGAAATTCTCGCGCTCATCGCGTTGAGCGCGATCTTTCTCGTCGCGGCGCGCGTGTTGCTCGCGCACATGGAACGCTTGGCGATTCGTGAAGGACGGTTGACGGAGAGTCGTAGATGA
- a CDS encoding NUDIX hydrolase N-terminal domain-containing protein translates to MNGNDMTPAEQIALWADRIRDMAAMGLLFSQNVYDRTNYENLRTMAMAMNALATGESLEQMEPLRATIFARPTPFAVGDAAVIDDAGRILLIRRADNRLWAMPGGALEVGETPAEGVVREAFEEAGVRSRVIALVGVFDSRLCGTVARFHLYQFIFLCRPLDTQLAKPSHALEVLDAQWFAENALPRDLDPGHATRIPEAFRVWRGDHRAFFDREGSE, encoded by the coding sequence ATGAATGGGAATGACATGACACCGGCGGAACAGATTGCCTTGTGGGCGGATCGGATCCGCGACATGGCGGCGATGGGGTTGCTGTTCTCGCAGAACGTGTACGACCGAACCAACTACGAAAATTTGCGAACGATGGCGATGGCGATGAACGCGCTGGCGACCGGCGAATCGCTTGAACAGATGGAACCTTTGCGCGCGACGATCTTTGCGCGCCCCACCCCGTTCGCGGTTGGCGATGCGGCGGTGATTGACGATGCGGGACGCATCTTGTTGATTCGCCGCGCGGACAATCGTTTGTGGGCGATGCCGGGCGGCGCGCTTGAAGTGGGCGAAACTCCGGCAGAAGGCGTCGTGCGCGAAGCATTTGAAGAAGCCGGCGTGCGTTCGCGCGTGATCGCGCTCGTCGGCGTGTTCGATTCGCGTTTGTGTGGCACGGTCGCGCGGTTTCATTTATACCAGTTTATTTTTCTGTGTCGTCCGCTCGATACACAACTTGCGAAACCGTCGCACGCGCTCGAAGTGCTGGACGCGCAATGGTTCGCGGAAAACGCGTTGCCGCGCGATCTCGACCCAGGACACGCGACGCGCATCCCAGAGGCGTTTCGCGTGTGGCGCGGCGATCACCGCGCGTTCTTTGATCGCGAGGGAAGCGAATGA